The following are encoded together in the Parabacteroides chongii genome:
- a CDS encoding serine protease → MKQTLLLLILICCHLLPATAQKNAAPKWMEKSKKAVVLITTYGKDGTKLTSGTGIFVSETGDVLTAYELFEGAEKATVTDMEGKTYPVTHIVGADELYDVIKVKAETPKKVQFLPVVADPLAVGAVAYLLPYTTEKKVSFEQGTITEVSKLKDPYSYYKLSIPLEDAHVNSPILNAEGEVFGLAQADASGKKDISYAVSASYVNNLAITSTDFLNSVYNSIAIKKAWPADVEQAQVALFLKSSTQDAKTYLETLNDFIATFPNSADGYLNRASHYAGRRAELASTPAEQEKFLKLALDDIGTASKYSDKKGDVYYNQAKLIYSVAVTDTTLTDPAWTVQSAMETIQKAIGEEDLPVYHQLAGDIHFFLKEYDQAYNEYMIVNNSDLASPTSYYWAAKAKENTPGFNIGDVIALLDGAVEKCGLPLTSEAGQYILERIDWKLRLSQYAEAIEDYNLYYKAMNGSVGSDFYFYREQAKFRAGDMDGALADIKEAVRLSPDIPDYRAEEASVYVRLKNYTEALTCIDAALKVAPDFAACYRLKGICYVRMEKKAEACEALNKAKELGDPLAERLIKEHCK, encoded by the coding sequence ATGAAACAAACACTATTACTACTTATTTTAATTTGTTGCCACTTATTACCGGCAACTGCACAGAAGAACGCCGCTCCTAAATGGATGGAAAAAAGTAAAAAGGCCGTTGTTTTAATCACTACATACGGAAAAGACGGAACTAAACTGACTTCGGGGACAGGTATCTTTGTTTCCGAAACGGGAGATGTTCTCACCGCCTATGAACTGTTCGAAGGGGCGGAGAAGGCTACGGTGACGGACATGGAAGGAAAAACTTATCCGGTTACACATATTGTCGGTGCAGACGAGTTGTATGATGTCATAAAGGTAAAAGCGGAAACGCCTAAGAAAGTTCAGTTCTTACCTGTAGTAGCAGATCCGCTGGCAGTAGGGGCAGTTGCCTATTTGTTGCCTTATACAACAGAAAAGAAAGTCAGTTTCGAACAGGGAACGATCACGGAAGTGAGCAAGCTGAAAGATCCGTATAGTTACTACAAATTATCCATTCCGTTGGAAGACGCCCACGTAAATTCTCCGATATTGAATGCCGAGGGAGAGGTTTTCGGTTTGGCGCAGGCGGACGCTTCCGGAAAGAAGGATATATCGTATGCTGTTTCAGCATCTTATGTGAACAATTTGGCTATAACTTCTACCGATTTTCTAAATTCCGTATATAATAGTATAGCTATAAAGAAAGCGTGGCCGGCAGATGTGGAACAGGCTCAGGTTGCTTTGTTCCTGAAAAGCAGTACACAGGATGCCAAAACATATTTGGAAACATTGAACGATTTTATCGCGACTTTCCCGAATTCGGCAGACGGTTATCTGAACCGTGCCAGCCATTATGCCGGACGGCGTGCCGAGCTGGCTTCTACTCCGGCCGAACAGGAAAAATTTCTGAAACTGGCGTTGGATGATATTGGAACAGCCTCCAAATACAGTGATAAAAAAGGGGATGTTTATTACAACCAGGCGAAACTGATCTATAGCGTAGCTGTCACGGATACGACTTTGACTGACCCGGCGTGGACGGTACAGTCTGCTATGGAGACTATTCAGAAAGCTATCGGTGAAGAGGATCTTCCTGTTTATCATCAGTTAGCGGGAGATATTCATTTCTTCCTGAAAGAATATGACCAGGCTTATAATGAATACATGATCGTAAACAACAGTGACCTGGCATCGCCTACTTCTTACTATTGGGCGGCTAAGGCTAAAGAAAATACACCCGGATTCAATATCGGCGATGTAATTGCCCTGTTGGACGGTGCTGTAGAAAAGTGCGGGTTACCTCTTACTTCTGAAGCCGGTCAGTATATTTTGGAACGGATAGACTGGAAGCTTCGTTTGTCACAGTATGCCGAAGCAATAGAAGATTACAATTTGTATTATAAGGCAATGAACGGCAGTGTGGGTAGTGATTTCTATTTCTATCGCGAGCAGGCAAAGTTCCGTGCCGGAGATATGGATGGTGCACTGGCCGATATCAAAGAAGCTGTTCGCCTCAGTCCGGATATTCCTGATTACCGTGCAGAAGAAGCGTCTGTATATGTTCGTTTGAAAAATTATACGGAAGCGCTGACATGTATTGACGCGGCTTTGAAGGTGGCTCCGGATTTTGCTGCTTGTTATCGTCTGAAAGGTATCTGTTATGTGCGTATGGAAAAGAAAGCGGAAGCCTGCGAAGCATTGAACAAGGCAAAAGAACTGGGGGATCCGTTAGCAGAAAGACTGATAAAAGAACATTGTAAATAA
- a CDS encoding ABC transporter permease: MKNFQFSIFNSPLARVVQRELRRMVSRRLYFGVCIVLPLFCIFFMSTIFGNGQMENIPVGIVDQDQTALSRELTRQVEAVPTFRVTHHYADAETARKATQAKEIYGYLVIPNRFEEDVTGGRQATLSYYYHYALLSVGGEVRGAFESLLRTFSMVPIVVQATAMGISQKEVSTFLVPIQAQNHPLFNPDLDYSVYLSNPFFFIFFQVIILLTTVYAVGSEIKFRTGDEWLATARMNMVTALFGKLLPYTIIFSLMSILGNYVMFGIMNIPFSCGFWPLNLTSILFVIASQALAVFLFSLFPAISIIISIVSMVGSLGATLSGVTFPAPSMYAPVYYTSFLFPVRHFVEINQNLLYGDYGFAYTWWNFSALFCFILVAFLMVPHLKRAILSHKYENIK; encoded by the coding sequence ATGAAGAATTTTCAATTCTCAATTTTCAATTCTCCATTGGCTCGCGTTGTTCAACGCGAGCTACGCCGGATGGTTTCACGCAGGCTTTATTTCGGAGTCTGCATCGTGTTGCCGCTGTTTTGTATCTTTTTTATGTCTACGATCTTCGGTAACGGGCAGATGGAGAACATTCCGGTAGGTATTGTCGATCAGGACCAGACTGCTTTATCCCGTGAATTGACCCGTCAGGTCGAAGCTGTCCCGACTTTCCGTGTCACACATCATTATGCAGATGCCGAAACAGCCCGGAAAGCGACACAAGCCAAAGAAATATATGGCTATCTGGTTATCCCGAACCGTTTTGAAGAAGATGTGACGGGTGGGAGGCAGGCTACTTTATCTTATTACTATCATTATGCATTGCTAAGTGTCGGTGGAGAGGTCCGGGGAGCTTTTGAAAGTCTGCTGCGCACGTTTTCAATGGTTCCGATCGTGGTGCAGGCGACCGCTATGGGGATCAGTCAGAAAGAGGTATCCACTTTCCTGGTTCCTATCCAGGCACAGAACCATCCGTTGTTCAATCCGGATTTGGATTATTCAGTGTATCTGAGTAATCCGTTCTTCTTTATTTTCTTCCAGGTGATCATTTTGCTTACGACAGTCTATGCCGTGGGAAGTGAAATAAAGTTCCGTACCGGCGATGAATGGCTGGCAACGGCAAGGATGAACATGGTAACGGCTCTTTTTGGGAAATTACTTCCTTATACGATTATCTTTTCCCTGATGAGTATCCTGGGAAATTATGTCATGTTCGGTATAATGAATATTCCTTTCTCGTGCGGATTCTGGCCTTTGAATCTGACTTCGATCCTGTTTGTGATTGCTTCGCAGGCTTTGGCTGTATTCCTTTTTTCCCTCTTTCCGGCAATCAGTATCATTATCAGTATTGTGTCGATGGTCGGATCGTTAGGGGCAACCTTGTCGGGCGTAACCTTTCCGGCCCCATCTATGTATGCTCCGGTTTATTACACTTCGTTCCTATTTCCGGTACGTCATTTTGTGGAGATCAATCAGAATCTTTTGTACGGCGACTATGGGTTTGCCTATACCTGGTGGAATTTCAGTGCCTTATTCTGTTTCATCCTGGTAGCGTTCCTGATGGTGCCGCATTTAAAAAGAGCAATTTTAAGTCATAAGTATGAAAACATCAAATAA
- a CDS encoding HlyD family secretion protein, producing the protein MDKTKKYLTISFVVVLIAVIIISAVGMLLLKKKPVILQGQIEATEIRISGKLPGRIDTFLVKEGQNVKAGDTLVIINSPEAQAKYQQVNALEDIAKYQHQKIDDGTRKQIIATVEQLWNKAKSDLQLAKTTYDRIQALYKDSVVTSQRKDEVEALYNAAVANERACHSQYEMALDGAQIQDKESARSLVTAAQGTVNEVEALLQDARLVAPESGQISTIFPKRGELVGAGMPIMNLVVMDDVHVVLNVREDRLPLFKMGGTFRADVPAIATNDIEFKINYVSPLGSFATWKSTKQTGSYDLRTFEIHALPVKPVDGLRPGMSVLVRIENGELKIEN; encoded by the coding sequence ATGGACAAGACTAAAAAATACCTGACGATCTCCTTTGTTGTGGTGCTGATCGCCGTAATAATCATATCTGCCGTCGGCATGCTGTTGCTGAAAAAGAAGCCGGTTATCCTGCAGGGACAGATTGAAGCAACCGAAATACGAATCTCCGGCAAGTTGCCCGGTAGAATAGATACGTTCCTCGTAAAAGAAGGACAAAACGTGAAAGCGGGCGATACGCTTGTTATCATTAACAGCCCCGAAGCACAGGCTAAATACCAGCAGGTAAATGCCCTCGAAGATATTGCCAAATACCAGCATCAAAAGATAGACGACGGTACCCGCAAACAAATCATCGCCACTGTCGAACAACTCTGGAACAAAGCAAAATCAGACTTGCAACTGGCTAAAACGACCTACGACCGCATCCAGGCCCTTTATAAAGACAGCGTAGTCACTTCCCAGCGAAAAGACGAAGTGGAAGCCCTTTACAATGCTGCCGTAGCGAACGAACGTGCCTGCCATAGCCAATATGAGATGGCTCTTGACGGTGCGCAGATACAAGATAAGGAAAGCGCCCGCTCACTGGTAACTGCCGCTCAGGGAACCGTTAATGAAGTGGAAGCCCTTCTGCAGGATGCCCGCCTGGTGGCTCCCGAATCCGGTCAGATATCGACCATCTTCCCGAAACGCGGAGAGCTGGTCGGTGCAGGTATGCCGATCATGAATCTGGTGGTCATGGATGATGTGCATGTGGTACTGAATGTTCGCGAAGACCGCTTGCCTTTGTTTAAGATGGGCGGAACTTTCCGTGCCGATGTCCCGGCAATTGCCACAAACGATATTGAGTTCAAGATCAACTACGTCAGTCCTCTGGGTAGTTTTGCCACTTGGAAATCGACCAAGCAGACAGGCAGCTATGATTTGAGAACCTTCGAGATACACGCCCTTCCGGTAAAACCGGTTGACGGATTGCGTCCGGGCATGTCGGTGCTGGTGCGAATTGAAAATGGAGAATTGAAAATTGAAAATTAA
- a CDS encoding ABC transporter permease: MKTSNNIKAGLSNISSIILNEFKTISGSFAIVLVLMGGIFMYGLLYNYMYAPDVVRNVPVVVVDNSKTELSREYIRLLNATPQVDVIATGEDFPQAQELMKRDEAAGILYLPYDFTDRVSRGDESIFIMYETTSAFLYYLSIQEASAGSMLALNDRFRPEMIVFLPSKDAAQLSVTQPINVAGTALYNYTEGYGTYLIPAVLIVIMFQTLLMVIGMVSGEERQFRLLQGNRPSFGQAARLVTGKTFVYMMLYAIFSLFLLGLIPLIFDLPDIGDVLNITMLLIPFLMATSFFGLAASVFFTDSDAPLLMIAFFSVGLIFLSGVSYPLELMPWYWKLSHFLIPAAPATLAYVKLNSMGASMAEIHTEYVTLWIQCAVYFGLACLAYRYNIRKAYH, encoded by the coding sequence ATGAAAACATCAAATAACATAAAAGCAGGTCTGAGTAATATATCTTCCATCATCCTGAATGAGTTCAAGACCATTTCCGGTAGCTTTGCCATCGTTCTCGTGCTGATGGGAGGTATATTCATGTACGGTCTGCTATATAATTATATGTATGCTCCCGACGTGGTGCGTAATGTACCTGTCGTAGTGGTGGATAATTCGAAAACGGAGTTGAGCCGCGAATATATCCGCCTGCTGAATGCAACGCCCCAGGTCGATGTGATAGCCACCGGAGAGGATTTCCCTCAGGCGCAGGAACTGATGAAACGTGATGAGGCTGCCGGTATCCTGTATTTGCCCTACGACTTTACCGATCGGGTTTCGCGTGGTGACGAATCGATCTTTATCATGTATGAAACGACCAGTGCTTTCCTTTATTATCTGTCGATACAGGAAGCGTCGGCAGGTTCGATGCTGGCACTCAACGATCGTTTCCGTCCTGAGATGATAGTCTTTCTTCCAAGCAAGGATGCGGCACAACTTTCGGTTACCCAACCGATTAATGTGGCTGGGACTGCTTTGTACAATTATACGGAGGGGTACGGAACGTACCTGATACCTGCCGTGCTGATCGTCATTATGTTCCAGACGTTATTGATGGTGATCGGAATGGTCAGCGGGGAAGAACGTCAATTCCGGCTGTTGCAGGGAAATCGTCCTTCGTTCGGGCAGGCGGCAAGATTGGTGACCGGAAAGACGTTTGTCTATATGATGCTATATGCTATCTTTTCGCTATTCCTGTTGGGATTGATCCCGTTGATCTTCGACCTGCCGGATATAGGGGATGTGTTGAATATCACCATGTTGCTCATCCCATTCCTGATGGCGACCAGCTTCTTTGGCTTGGCGGCTTCCGTTTTCTTTACTGATTCGGATGCTCCTTTGTTGATGATCGCCTTTTTCTCCGTAGGATTGATTTTCCTTTCCGGTGTATCTTATCCTTTGGAACTGATGCCCTGGTACTGGAAATTATCGCATTTCCTGATCCCGGCTGCCCCGGCAACCCTGGCGTATGTCAAATTGAATTCGATGGGAGCTTCTATGGCTGAGATTCATACGGAGTATGTTACTTTGTGGATTCAATGCGCAGTATATTTTGGGTTAGCATGTTTAGCTTATCGCTATAATATAAGGAAAGCATATCATTGA
- a CDS encoding FHA domain-containing protein: MKRIFCPKCDNQLSFDETKYPDGKILAFVCPQCGSQFKIKLGRKTVRTESGQEKEVKEPDFSCGYITVIENTFGFKQELPLVMGDNMIGRRNKDTEGVDVPIITSDPSVGRKHCIINVKEDKQGKLIYTLRDNESMTGTFLRSVLLGKKEQVRIGEGAIVTIGATTFILHVPGGEEEEDF, from the coding sequence ATGAAAAGAATATTCTGCCCCAAATGTGATAATCAGTTATCGTTCGATGAAACCAAATATCCGGATGGAAAGATTTTGGCTTTTGTATGTCCGCAATGCGGATCGCAGTTCAAGATAAAGCTGGGACGTAAGACGGTCCGTACGGAGTCCGGCCAGGAAAAAGAGGTGAAGGAACCTGATTTTTCTTGCGGTTATATTACTGTGATCGAAAATACGTTTGGTTTTAAACAGGAACTGCCGCTTGTGATGGGCGATAATATGATAGGACGAAGGAATAAAGATACGGAAGGTGTGGATGTGCCTATCATTACCAGTGATCCGAGTGTGGGACGCAAACATTGTATTATTAATGTAAAAGAAGATAAGCAGGGAAAATTGATTTATACCTTGCGTGATAATGAGAGTATGACCGGTACATTCCTTCGCAGTGTACTTTTAGGAAAAAAAGAACAGGTGCGTATCGGGGAAGGAGCTATTGTGACGATCGGTGCGACTACTTTTATACTTCATGTTCCGGGAGGGGAAGAAGAGGAAGATTTTTAA
- a CDS encoding CBS domain-containing protein, whose product MLVKDFITKELPVLKSFDTGEYALALMDDFKLKHLPLLSEGIYRCLISEKDLMAMPDPAATIGEPVLFAPSVMENTHIHEALALIARYQLSLLPVVSPEGEYQGAITREKLIDILSELCNAETSGSVFVLEVMPQDYSLTDIARLIESNNAHVLNLLSYTDKDTGRLHLIIKIDLEDASPVIRSFERFNYTVLYYFMEKGMVDDLLQQRMNELLHYMNI is encoded by the coding sequence ATGTTGGTGAAAGATTTCATAACGAAGGAACTTCCCGTGTTAAAAAGTTTTGACACAGGGGAATACGCGTTGGCATTGATGGATGATTTTAAGTTAAAACATCTGCCTTTGTTGAGCGAGGGGATATACCGTTGCCTGATTTCGGAAAAGGATCTGATGGCTATGCCTGATCCTGCGGCAACGATTGGCGAGCCAGTTCTGTTTGCTCCCAGTGTGATGGAGAATACGCATATCCACGAGGCGCTTGCGCTGATCGCCCGCTACCAGTTGAGCCTGTTGCCGGTGGTCAGTCCGGAAGGGGAGTATCAGGGGGCGATTACAAGAGAGAAACTGATCGATATTCTTTCGGAATTGTGTAATGCCGAAACTTCGGGCAGTGTGTTTGTCCTGGAGGTGATGCCGCAGGATTATTCACTGACGGATATTGCCCGTTTGATCGAATCGAATAATGCGCATGTATTGAATCTGCTTTCGTACACGGATAAAGATACCGGAAGGTTACATCTTATTATTAAGATCGACCTGGAGGATGCTTCGCCGGTGATCCGTAGTTTCGAGCGTTTCAATTATACCGTCCTCTATTATTTCATGGAAAAAGGGATGGTGGATGATCTGTTGCAGCAGCGGATGAACGAGTTGTTGCATTATATGAACATTTAA
- a CDS encoding NAD kinase codes for MKVGIFGSEYQVEKQSQIKRLFEKLISQEAEIYVDVRFYNFLADGLNYEPPIAGLLTDDHFDLDVALSVGGDGTFLRTAARVNRQDIPILGINTGRLGFLADVGGNDIEDTLDELFKNYYKIEERTLLRLYTEGRVFRGYNYALNEIAILKRDTSSMITIHTSLNDEYLASYQADGLLIATPTGSTAYSMSVNGPIIIPQSKNLVLSPVAPHSLNVRPLIIPDNYTITLGVESRNKSFLISLDGRSEVFPAGIQLTITKADYTTKVIKRYNHTFYQTLREKLMWGADARMK; via the coding sequence ATGAAGGTAGGTATTTTTGGCAGCGAGTATCAGGTCGAGAAACAAAGTCAGATAAAACGGTTGTTTGAAAAGCTGATATCGCAGGAGGCGGAGATCTATGTGGATGTCCGTTTTTATAATTTTCTGGCTGATGGCCTGAATTATGAACCTCCCATTGCAGGATTGCTGACGGACGATCATTTTGATCTCGATGTAGCTCTGAGCGTCGGTGGCGACGGTACGTTTCTGCGGACGGCGGCACGTGTGAACCGTCAGGATATCCCTATACTGGGTATTAATACCGGACGGCTGGGATTTCTTGCCGATGTGGGAGGTAATGATATAGAGGATACGCTGGACGAATTGTTCAAGAACTATTATAAGATAGAAGAACGCACGCTGTTGAGGCTTTATACGGAAGGGCGGGTATTTCGCGGTTACAATTATGCCTTGAATGAGATTGCGATCCTAAAGCGCGATACCTCTTCGATGATCACGATCCATACTTCCCTGAATGATGAATACCTGGCATCTTATCAGGCTGACGGTCTGTTGATCGCAACGCCGACAGGTTCGACTGCTTATTCCATGAGTGTGAACGGTCCGATCATCATTCCCCAAAGCAAAAATCTGGTACTGAGTCCTGTTGCGCCCCATTCCCTGAATGTGCGTCCGCTGATCATACCGGATAACTATACGATCACGCTAGGGGTAGAAAGTCGTAACAAATCCTTTCTGATCTCCCTGGACGGTCGTTCGGAAGTTTTTCCGGCAGGTATCCAGTTGACGATAACAAAAGCCGATTATACCACGAAGGTGATAAAAAGATATAATCATACCTTCTATCAGACACTTCGTGAGAAGCTGATGTGGGGAGCCGATGCAAGAATGAAGTAG
- a CDS encoding MFS transporter, translating into MGQNRVEPVSGITFRILVALSISHCINDSLQSVITAVYPLFKDDLALTFAQIGLITLVFQLAGSVFQPLTGLYFDKRPSPWSLPIGMTFTLIGMLSLSVVNSFPGILCSVALIGVGSSIFHPEASRLTSLASGGKRGLAQSLFQVGGNLGGSLGPLLVAIVVAPYGRSNIAFFSILAFIAILVMTYVGRWYKGLLLRFKQEDMGVARRHVEMPLSLGKTIFSISILLILIFSKYIYMASLSSYYTFYLIEKFGVSVQSSQLFLFIFLIATAIGTLMGGPIGDKVGRKYVIWASILGAAPFSLLMPHVDSLYLTAVLSFCVGLVLSSAFPAILVYAQELLPYKLGLISGLFFGFSFGVAGIASAVLGNLADHYGIETVYNVCAYMPLIGLVTWFLPDLKKATQKGS; encoded by the coding sequence ATGGGACAAAATAGAGTAGAACCGGTCAGTGGCATTACTTTCCGGATATTGGTAGCGTTAAGCATTTCACATTGTATAAATGATTCGTTGCAATCCGTCATAACAGCCGTTTATCCGTTATTTAAAGATGATTTAGCGTTGACATTTGCGCAGATCGGGTTGATCACGTTGGTATTTCAGTTAGCAGGATCTGTTTTTCAGCCGCTTACCGGATTATATTTTGACAAACGTCCGTCTCCTTGGTCATTACCTATCGGAATGACTTTTACGCTGATAGGGATGCTTTCACTTTCTGTGGTCAATAGTTTCCCCGGAATTTTATGTTCTGTAGCTTTGATTGGTGTGGGATCGTCCATATTCCATCCGGAGGCTTCCCGATTGACTTCTTTAGCATCAGGGGGAAAGAGAGGACTGGCACAATCGTTATTTCAGGTCGGGGGAAATCTGGGGGGATCGCTGGGACCGTTGCTCGTGGCTATTGTGGTAGCTCCTTACGGACGTAGTAACATTGCTTTTTTCTCTATCCTGGCTTTTATCGCTATTCTTGTCATGACATATGTGGGGCGCTGGTATAAAGGGCTGCTTTTACGGTTTAAACAGGAAGATATGGGGGTAGCCAGACGACATGTCGAAATGCCTTTGTCACTGGGAAAAACAATATTCTCCATTTCTATCTTGTTGATTCTTATCTTTTCCAAATATATTTATATGGCAAGTTTAAGCAGTTATTATACCTTTTATCTGATAGAGAAGTTTGGGGTCAGTGTTCAATCCTCCCAGTTGTTTTTATTTATTTTCCTGATAGCAACTGCTATTGGTACATTGATGGGAGGTCCTATAGGAGATAAAGTTGGACGTAAATATGTTATTTGGGCTTCCATTCTCGGGGCGGCTCCTTTTTCTTTGCTAATGCCTCACGTAGATAGTTTGTATCTGACTGCGGTTCTGAGTTTTTGTGTCGGTTTGGTTTTATCGTCTGCGTTTCCGGCTATTTTAGTGTATGCCCAAGAGTTATTACCTTATAAATTGGGACTTATCTCAGGTTTGTTCTTTGGCTTTTCTTTTGGAGTAGCAGGGATCGCTTCGGCTGTACTGGGTAATCTGGCGGACCATTATGGTATTGAGACGGTCTATAATGTTTGTGCCTATATGCCACTGATCGGACTGGTCACCTGGTTCTTGCCTGACTTAAAGAAAGCGACCCAAAAAGGAAGTTAG
- a CDS encoding TolC family protein, with protein MINNLTHFSIGLLLLFPAVTSAQTTTIDLSLEQSMELLQKGNRSIRMAGKEVELAKNEHQKLNSFWYPSVGAAGAFVHMSNPVEVRQPLDQFTDPAKDFVHSILPDDQFISSILDKIGQNTLTLPLISQNITSIDASVTWPVFTGGKRIFASKIGKTMVGIAEVNREQVNADQQSKLIECYFGLRLGQRVLTVREATYNSLKTHYDQALKLEQNGMINRAERLFAQVSMDEAKRELESARKDLEVAQQALKSLIDMDADKEISTTTALFINENIPSADYFRELVPVNNYMVNQLKLQENIAGNELKIGRTGYLPTIALFGKQTLYSNGVDKYLMPRTMIGVGFTWNIFDGLNREKKIRQARLTSQTLAIGKDKAVTELKVGVDKYYTQIQNALDNVKALNTTLEMSEELVRIRQKSFQEGMATSTEVVDAEVMLSKVKTAFLLAYYQYDVALINLLSICGIPESFQQYRLEGTTEII; from the coding sequence ATGATTAATAACTTAACGCATTTCAGTATTGGCTTGCTGCTTCTTTTTCCTGCCGTGACTTCTGCTCAGACAACAACGATCGACCTCAGTCTGGAACAGTCGATGGAGTTGCTTCAAAAAGGAAACCGGAGTATTCGGATGGCAGGGAAGGAGGTTGAACTGGCAAAAAACGAGCATCAGAAACTTAACTCGTTCTGGTATCCGTCAGTGGGTGCAGCCGGTGCCTTTGTTCACATGTCGAATCCGGTCGAGGTTCGTCAGCCTTTGGACCAGTTTACCGATCCTGCCAAGGATTTTGTTCATTCCATTCTGCCCGACGACCAGTTTATCTCTTCCATTTTGGATAAAATCGGCCAAAATACACTGACACTTCCGCTTATTTCACAGAACATTACTTCTATCGACGCCAGTGTGACCTGGCCGGTCTTTACCGGAGGGAAGCGAATCTTCGCCAGTAAGATCGGAAAAACGATGGTCGGTATTGCTGAAGTGAACCGTGAACAGGTCAACGCCGACCAGCAATCGAAATTGATCGAATGTTATTTCGGTTTGCGTTTGGGCCAGCGGGTCTTAACGGTGAGGGAGGCTACTTATAATTCGTTGAAAACCCATTATGACCAGGCACTTAAACTGGAACAGAACGGGATGATCAACCGGGCGGAACGTCTTTTTGCCCAGGTGAGCATGGATGAAGCCAAACGCGAACTTGAATCGGCACGCAAAGACCTGGAAGTGGCACAACAGGCGTTGAAAAGCCTGATAGATATGGATGCAGACAAGGAGATCAGTACGACCACCGCTCTTTTTATCAATGAAAATATTCCTTCAGCCGATTATTTCAGGGAGTTGGTTCCGGTCAATAACTATATGGTAAATCAGTTAAAGTTACAGGAGAATATTGCCGGCAACGAGCTGAAGATCGGGCGTACCGGATACCTTCCTACTATTGCCTTGTTCGGAAAACAGACACTGTATTCGAATGGCGTAGATAAATATCTTATGCCCCGTACGATGATCGGGGTCGGTTTTACCTGGAATATTTTTGATGGTTTGAACCGGGAGAAGAAAATCCGGCAGGCACGACTGACCAGCCAGACATTGGCGATCGGGAAGGATAAAGCCGTTACCGAGTTGAAAGTCGGTGTCGATAAATACTATACTCAAATACAGAATGCACTCGATAATGTAAAGGCACTGAATACGACCTTGGAAATGAGTGAGGAACTGGTCCGTATCCGTCAGAAATCGTTCCAGGAGGGAATGGCTACTTCAACGGAAGTGGTCGATGCTGAAGTCATGCTCTCAAAAGTAAAGACAGCTTTCCTGCTCGCCTATTACCAGTATGATGTCGCATTGATCAACCTGCTGTCGATCTGCGGCATACCGGAATCGTTCCAGCAATATCGCCTGGAAGGGACAACAGAGATTATATAG